In the genome of Marinomonas algicola, the window GAATGGCTTTAGATTTCCATAAAGGAAACCGTAGCCAGGCCGCTCGTCAGTTAGGTTTGTCTAGGCAAGGTCTCATTAATAAGAGTGAGCGTTATGGCTTATAAAATTAAATCAGTGTTTGATAATTAACCGGTGACTTCGCATTCAAGTGTTCCGTCTTCAACTCTAACTTGAATTGAGTCGCCTTTGTTAACATCATGGATGGAACGAATCACTTGTTTGTTCTTGCTAGGAATGGCATAGCCACGAGATAGAATATTTAAAGGGCTGACAAGGTTGAGTTTTTCAATTAGGTTGCTGAATGTCTGTTGTTTGTTCACCACGTTTTGTTTTAGAGATTGTTCAAGTCTTACTTGATATTGGTTTAATAGTAATTGATGTTGGGCAAGGTTTTTCTCTGGTGAAACTTGCAGCAGTCTTTGACATCTATAATCTGTAGAGGTTTTTTGCTTTTCTAATGTCAATTTAACGGACTGAATTAATCGTTGGGTCAATTGATCCAGCTGCCTTTGTTGTTGCTCTAGTCTGTCTTTTGGGTGACGCATAGACCGAGTTAAATAATCAACACGTTGTTGGTGTTGTTGAATGTTTTGTTCTATTCGATATTTAAGTAGGGCGCTTTGCTGCAAGCATTTATCCATTAGTACTTTTGTGTCTGGGCTGAGCAATTCAGCCGCGGCCGTCGGTGTGGCAGCACGTACATCCGCAACAAAATCACAGATTGTAAAGTCAGTTTCATGTCCCACGGCTGAAACGATAGGCGTATTGCTCTGAAAAATTGTTCTCGCTAAAACCTCATCGTTAAAGCTCCAAAGGTCTTCTAATGAGCCGCCACCACGGCCAATGACAATAGCGTCAAAATACCCATTAGCGTCGGCTCTATGGAGCTGTTTTATGAGGTTTTCAGCACTGCCACTGCCTTGCACTATGGATGGAAAAAGAGTGAGCTCAGTTAACGGAAAGCGTCGCTTAAACGCCGTGATCATGTCTCGGATGACGGCACCTGTTGGTGAGGTAATAAGGGCGACTCGTGCAGGCATGTTTGGTAACGGTTTTTTAGTCTCGGAGTCAAATAATCCCTCAGATTTGAGTGTGTTTTTTAATCGTTCAAAGGCAAGTTGAAGAGCGCCTTCACCAGCTGATTCCATTGATTCAACTGAAAGTTGGCAATCACCTCTAGGCCCATAAAAAGTGACTTTAGCCCTAAGCCTCACCATGTCGCCTTCTTTAGGTTTAAAACGAACTAAATGGTTTTTATTTTTAAACATGGTGCAGCGAATTTGAGACTTGTCGTCTTTCAGGGAAAAATACCAATGTCCTGAACCAGGGCGAGCCAAATTAGAGATTTCTCCTTCCACTAAAATCCACGGTAAACTGGCCTCAAGTAACTGTTGTATTTGTCTATTTAGACTAGATACGGTGAAAGCAGCTTCCTTACTAGGAGAACGGGTAAAATAATTCATTAATCTCTCGTACTTTTGATTTACCGATAGGGACTATTCAGATAGAATTACGTGCCATCTTAAACCCTCTAGTTGGCATTGGAAACACTTTA includes:
- the xseA gene encoding exodeoxyribonuclease VII large subunit encodes the protein MNYFTRSPSKEAAFTVSSLNRQIQQLLEASLPWILVEGEISNLARPGSGHWYFSLKDDKSQIRCTMFKNKNHLVRFKPKEGDMVRLRAKVTFYGPRGDCQLSVESMESAGEGALQLAFERLKNTLKSEGLFDSETKKPLPNMPARVALITSPTGAVIRDMITAFKRRFPLTELTLFPSIVQGSGSAENLIKQLHRADANGYFDAIVIGRGGGSLEDLWSFNDEVLARTIFQSNTPIVSAVGHETDFTICDFVADVRAATPTAAAELLSPDTKVLMDKCLQQSALLKYRIEQNIQQHQQRVDYLTRSMRHPKDRLEQQQRQLDQLTQRLIQSVKLTLEKQKTSTDYRCQRLLQVSPEKNLAQHQLLLNQYQVRLEQSLKQNVVNKQQTFSNLIEKLNLVSPLNILSRGYAIPSKNKQVIRSIHDVNKGDSIQVRVEDGTLECEVTG